From the genome of Psychrilyobacter atlanticus DSM 19335, one region includes:
- the tpiA gene encoding triose-phosphate isomerase, with the protein MRKTIIAGNWKMNKTHKEAANTLKNLAELVIDKENLGGVEVIIGAPFTALESAVRATENTPIAIAAENMNANESGAFTGEISATMLKELGVEYVILGHSERRAMYGETDAIVNAKVLAALKAGLKPILCIGEQLEDRESGKTNEVNGTQLKGGLVGVTAEDMANVIVAYEPVWAIGTGVTATPEMAEETHAFVRSVLVELYGNDVAEDVTVQYGGSMKPGNAKELLAQKNIDGGLVGGAALDAEVFYGIIAAGK; encoded by the coding sequence ATGAGAAAAACGATAATTGCAGGAAACTGGAAGATGAACAAAACACATAAAGAAGCAGCTAACACATTGAAGAACTTAGCTGAATTAGTAATAGATAAAGAAAACTTAGGTGGAGTAGAAGTAATCATAGGAGCTCCTTTTACAGCATTAGAATCAGCAGTAAGAGCTACTGAAAATACACCAATAGCTATCGCAGCAGAAAACATGAATGCAAATGAATCTGGAGCATTTACTGGAGAAATATCTGCAACTATGTTAAAAGAATTAGGAGTAGAATATGTAATCTTAGGACATTCTGAAAGAAGAGCTATGTATGGTGAAACTGATGCAATTGTAAATGCAAAAGTATTAGCTGCATTAAAAGCAGGATTAAAGCCGATCTTATGTATCGGAGAGCAATTAGAAGATAGAGAGTCTGGAAAAACTAACGAAGTTAACGGAACTCAATTAAAAGGTGGATTAGTTGGAGTAACAGCTGAAGATATGGCTAACGTAATCGTAGCATATGAGCCAGTATGGGCTATCGGAACTGGAGTAACAGCAACTCCTGAGATGGCAGAAGAAACTCATGCATTCGTAAGAAGTGTATTAGTAGAATTATACGGAAATGACGTAGCTGAAGACGTTACTGTTCAATATGGTGGATCTATGAAACCAGGAAATGCAAAAGAATTATTAGCACAAAAAAATATAGATGGTGGATTAGTTGGAGGAGCTGCATTAGATGCAGAAGTATTCTACGGTATCATCGCAGCAGGAAAATAA
- a CDS encoding alpha amylase N-terminal ig-like domain-containing protein, with protein sequence MKKWLVIMGMTLFMGCSNSEILKIEEDTPIPVVTKKGDSYIFLDDLEHRSTTKYMIYDGDKKQLKILIRVRKNDIEKINLVLDGDKKEMESLGSRGEYEIFSVNIEEINKKNINYYFEVIDGKFKYFYGKESSYYPDNMTAFSYTIEDKQREIPAWAEGMVWYSIYVDSFRDGDKKNSPIYSEFGPGYYFRPSGRLSDGTLRSELISPEKWQTKGTLQGFEITDWGDDWNTPPYPEVEAKNRYFSYAEKNTRRYGGDLQGIMGKLDYLKGLGVEGIKLSPVYYSNSSHKLDTIDYGHISPDYGVTDKSSYRELENGLGSDVWTNSDKLFQNLVDEIHKKNMRVVLDINFSYVSAEFFAYKDLLKNGDNSKYKNWFILEGNQLSKNTKNENKKILLNLEDESLQDYLIAATTKWVKGYKNKGIDGYYVKNNLNNKVFLTRWKKALLEIDNEFILVGESTGENENYFGKNGFDIIGSYELGAWMQGLFGNNNSSSIETVKGGMKIYSIKTPRWNFIESYDTDRFYSSLVNPNREFDRLNNYGRDDYINIRPDLVDKNAVKKLKLAALIQLTIDGSPVIYYGNEKAMWGADAPDSRKPMIWDDIKFENETDSLKKYSKNRGKLAKIFKTDLIKDEISYDVVTDKTLEGWYKQISEFRKFDEELMKNGNLEILDLDRDKYLEDGSLEKISETDVLSYKREYKGRSAIIVINRSNLKKTVELPVQGKKGYTDYYSGKRYNILGDKVRVELEGYGYLILYRRVDFD encoded by the coding sequence ATGAAAAAATGGTTGGTTATCATGGGGATGACTCTATTTATGGGGTGTTCAAACAGCGAGATATTAAAGATAGAGGAGGATACTCCAATTCCTGTAGTTACAAAAAAAGGAGACAGTTATATATTTTTAGATGACCTAGAGCATAGATCTACAACTAAATATATGATCTATGATGGGGATAAAAAACAGCTGAAAATATTAATCAGAGTGAGAAAAAATGATATAGAAAAGATAAATTTAGTCTTAGATGGGGATAAAAAAGAAATGGAATCCCTGGGATCCCGTGGAGAGTATGAAATTTTTTCAGTAAATATAGAAGAGATAAACAAGAAAAATATAAACTATTATTTTGAGGTAATAGATGGCAAATTTAAGTATTTTTATGGAAAAGAATCATCGTATTATCCAGATAATATGACTGCATTTTCATATACTATAGAAGATAAGCAGAGGGAAATTCCTGCTTGGGCTGAGGGAATGGTCTGGTACTCTATCTATGTGGATAGTTTTCGAGATGGAGATAAAAAAAATAGCCCTATCTATTCAGAGTTTGGTCCTGGTTATTATTTTAGACCTAGTGGAAGACTCAGTGACGGAACTTTAAGATCAGAATTGATCTCTCCGGAAAAGTGGCAGACAAAGGGAACTCTTCAAGGGTTTGAAATAACAGATTGGGGAGATGACTGGAATACTCCTCCATATCCAGAGGTCGAAGCTAAAAACAGATATTTTTCCTATGCAGAAAAAAATACTAGAAGATATGGGGGAGACCTTCAAGGAATAATGGGAAAATTAGATTATCTTAAAGGACTAGGAGTTGAAGGTATAAAATTATCTCCTGTATATTATTCAAATTCAAGTCATAAACTGGATACTATAGATTATGGGCACATCTCTCCAGACTATGGAGTGACAGATAAAAGTTCATACAGAGAATTAGAAAATGGTTTAGGAAGTGATGTTTGGACTAATTCAGATAAATTATTTCAAAATTTAGTGGATGAGATCCATAAGAAAAATATGAGAGTGGTATTGGATATTAATTTTTCATATGTATCAGCTGAATTTTTTGCATATAAAGATCTCTTGAAAAATGGGGATAATTCAAAATATAAAAACTGGTTTATCCTAGAGGGAAATCAGTTGTCGAAAAATACAAAGAATGAAAATAAAAAAATACTTTTAAACCTAGAGGATGAATCACTACAGGATTATTTGATTGCAGCGACAACAAAATGGGTTAAAGGTTATAAAAATAAGGGAATAGATGGATATTATGTGAAAAATAATCTGAACAATAAAGTGTTTTTAACCAGGTGGAAAAAAGCACTTTTAGAAATAGACAATGAATTTATCTTAGTTGGAGAATCTACTGGGGAAAATGAAAATTATTTTGGGAAAAATGGTTTTGATATCATAGGTTCATATGAGTTAGGGGCTTGGATGCAGGGGTTATTTGGAAATAATAACAGCAGCAGCATCGAGACAGTAAAGGGTGGTATGAAAATTTACAGTATTAAAACTCCCAGGTGGAATTTTATAGAATCCTATGATACTGATAGATTTTATTCTAGTTTGGTAAATCCAAACAGGGAATTTGACAGGTTAAATAATTATGGCAGAGATGATTATATAAATATCAGACCTGATTTAGTGGATAAAAACGCTGTGAAAAAATTAAAATTAGCTGCTTTAATTCAGTTAACTATAGATGGAAGCCCAGTGATATACTATGGGAATGAGAAAGCAATGTGGGGTGCAGATGCTCCTGATAGCAGAAAACCAATGATATGGGATGATATAAAGTTTGAAAATGAAACTGATAGTCTGAAAAAATATAGTAAGAATAGAGGAAAGTTAGCTAAGATATTCAAGACCGATCTTATAAAAGACGAGATATCTTATGACGTAGTTACCGATAAAACTTTGGAAGGTTGGTATAAACAAATTTCTGAATTCAGAAAATTTGATGAGGAGTTAATGAAAAATGGTAATCTGGAAATACTGGATCTGGACAGAGATAAATATCTGGAAGATGGTAGTCTGGAAAAAATATCAGAAACGGATGTGCTTTCATATAAGAGGGAGTATAAGGGTAGAAGTGCAATTATAGTAATAAACAGATCTAATCTAAAGAAAACAGTGGAACTGCCGGTACAGGGGAAAAAAGGTTATACAGATTATTACTCTGGGAAAAGATATAATATCCTGGGGGATAAAGTCAGGGTAGAATTAGAAGGTTATGGTTACCTGATTTTATACAGAAGGGTGGATTTTGATTAA